From the Sphingobacteruim zhuxiongii genome, the window GCTGAGCAGGGAAAAAAATAGGCCAACAAATAGCCTAAATAATCCGAAGTGTTTGATTGCCCGATTAAACATCGCGAATTTTAATATCCAAAAAATTATTATTAATAAAGAGGTTAACGTCGTTTTAACTAACGCTTTACAAATATAATCAATTAATGTTCTAATTAAGATTATTCCAATTATTGCAAATTATTTCATACTAGGACTAACACCTGTAGATATTTAACTACAATAGCCAAAGCTTAACCTCAAAATCATAACTTAATCCTATTGATATTCTTTTTTAATGAACACGCATGTGTTTAACTAGAAAACAACATAAAATTGGATAAAATCGAGAACGATTATGATATTCAGAAGACACTAAACGTAAAATCAACACATAATAATTGTGCCCACCCCTATAAATACTTTAGCTAGACTAATGAAACCTTTAAACCACTTACGAAATACGAAATACAGCTCTAATGTATCGCTAAAGGCAAGATTTTAGGAGAACGGTTCAAATACATATCCATCAATCCACTGTTTCTTCGGCTCAATCATGAATCGATATCCTATTCCACCTTGACATTCAGATTACATTGGCACAGGGTTTGCCAATGCAAAGCTATAACATCAGAAATGACTATGAAAAATACTTTATTCTTTTCCTTGGCGCTTGCAACGCTCGTACTTGGAAGCTGCTCTACAGATGATGGTATTCCGACAGGTAGAACGCCCTTGACGATTAAGATGACCGACGCCCCAGCAAACTACGACGCTATCTATTTAAATATTGATGAAATCGAAATTCGTACTGTGAGTGGTAGCGAAGTAATTGATGTGGATGCTGAGCCTTTTGATATACTGCAGTATCGCTTCGGTAGAGATACAGTAATCGCAGCACATGACGTTCCTTCGGGAAGGATTCAAGAAATCCGCTTAAAATTAGAAGACGAAGGCAATGAAATTGTTGTCGATGGCATTCACTATCCATTAACCACGCCGTCTGGACAATCCTCAGGCGTAAAGATCAAAGTACACGATAATTTAGAACCTAATGTTGCTTATACCCTACTATTAGACTTTGATGCG encodes:
- a CDS encoding DUF4382 domain-containing protein, yielding MKNTLFFSLALATLVLGSCSTDDGIPTGRTPLTIKMTDAPANYDAIYLNIDEIEIRTVSGSEVIDVDAEPFDILQYRFGRDTVIAAHDVPSGRIQEIRLKLEDEGNEIVVDGIHYPLTTPSGQSSGVKIKVHDNLEPNVAYTLLLDFDAAKSVHETGNGKWMLKPVLRAIPVATSGAIEGVVAPSSAWPNVYAIAGKDTIGTITNPLGKFYFPGVDQGTYKLLIEPTEPGYDTVSTEVIVTQGKVTNVGTIQLGTILEN